A single genomic interval of Microbacterium hydrocarbonoxydans harbors:
- a CDS encoding hemolysin family protein: MDYILLGVGLLLTVGTGLFVASEFALVNLDRADLEARQARGESRLSLTISALKHTSTHLSSAQLGITLTTLLTGYTMEPALSNILGPTLVAWKIPEAAVAPIATVVAMLVATVLSMILGELVPKNFALALPLATAKLVIPFQIAFTTVFKPAVVVLNGSANGVLRSIGIEPKEELSGARSAEELSSLVRRSASAGLLEADTASLLDRTLTFSRLTAADVMTARPSMHALAVGDSADDVIQLARRTGHSRFPVYDDDLDDITGVVHLKAAISVPRDRRAEVPVGALSTDPLRVPETVHVDALISELRARGYQLAVVVDEYGGTAGLVTLEDLVEELVGEVSDEHDRTRAGVVRGRDGITFPGELRPDELRRRAGVEVPEGDVYDTVGGFVMSVLERVPSVGDEVDLDTGKLQVVRMDGRRVDRVRYVPSPDQPGEVVGR, encoded by the coding sequence ATGGACTACATCCTGCTGGGCGTGGGGCTTCTGCTCACTGTCGGCACCGGACTGTTCGTCGCGAGCGAGTTCGCACTGGTCAATCTGGACCGCGCGGACCTCGAGGCTCGACAGGCTCGGGGCGAATCCCGTCTCTCGCTCACGATCAGCGCCCTCAAGCACACCTCGACGCATCTGTCGTCCGCCCAGCTCGGCATCACCCTGACGACGCTTCTGACCGGATACACGATGGAGCCGGCGCTGTCGAACATCCTCGGCCCGACCCTCGTGGCGTGGAAGATCCCCGAGGCCGCTGTCGCCCCGATCGCGACGGTCGTCGCGATGCTGGTGGCCACCGTGCTGTCGATGATCCTGGGCGAGCTCGTGCCGAAGAACTTCGCGCTGGCGCTGCCGCTCGCGACCGCGAAGCTCGTCATCCCGTTCCAGATCGCGTTCACCACGGTCTTCAAGCCGGCGGTCGTCGTGCTCAACGGCAGCGCGAACGGCGTGCTGCGCAGCATCGGCATCGAGCCGAAGGAGGAGCTCTCCGGAGCCCGCAGCGCGGAGGAGCTGTCGTCGCTCGTCCGCCGCTCCGCAAGCGCAGGACTGCTCGAGGCCGACACCGCCAGCCTGCTCGATCGCACTCTGACCTTCTCGCGGCTCACCGCCGCCGACGTGATGACGGCTCGGCCGAGCATGCACGCGCTCGCGGTGGGAGATTCTGCGGATGACGTCATCCAGCTGGCCCGTCGCACCGGTCACAGCCGGTTCCCCGTCTACGACGACGATCTCGACGACATCACCGGTGTCGTCCACCTCAAGGCGGCGATCTCGGTGCCGCGCGATCGCCGCGCCGAGGTGCCGGTGGGCGCCCTCTCGACCGATCCGCTCCGGGTCCCGGAGACCGTGCACGTCGACGCGCTCATCTCCGAGCTCCGCGCGCGCGGCTATCAGCTGGCCGTCGTGGTGGACGAGTACGGCGGCACAGCAGGGCTGGTGACACTCGAGGACCTCGTCGAGGAGCTCGTCGGAGAGGTGTCGGACGAGCACGACCGCACCCGCGCCGGAGTCGTCCGCGGACGCGACGGCATCACCTTCCCCGGCGAGCTCAGGCCGGACGAGCTCCGGCGACGCGCCGGGGTGGAGGTCCCCGAGGGCGATGTCTACGACACCGTGGGCGGATTCGTGATGAGCGTCCTGGAACGCGTGCCGTCGGTCGGCGACGAGGTCGACCTCGACACCGGCAAGCTCCAGGTGGTCCGCATGGACGGGCGACGCGTCGACCGCGTCAGGTACGTCCCGAGTCCGGATCAGCCGGGAGAGGTGGTCGGACGATGA
- a CDS encoding GuaB1 family IMP dehydrogenase-related protein: MEFSGESPTVDLTYSDVFLVPRRSAVTSRLQVDLAPQDGTPATLPLVASNMNSVTGPRLAAVLARRGGLGVLPQDMALQSLDAAIRDVKAQPVLWDTPIVLPPEATVSDALRLMPPTAGHGIVVARGTAPYDGGSIVGVLPATRLATALADAQLGDLVHAGTPSLDADDIGSERHAFDVITDAGVEMVTIVHHGHLVGTLSARSALRSTLYRPALDGDGRLAVAAAVGINGDVAAKAEALAAAGVDVLVLDTAHGHQEGMLKALGTVAELGLGIPLVAGNIVTADGVEDLVSAGATILKVGVGPGAMCTTRMMTAVGRPQFSAVLETAEAARELGAHVWADGGVRYPRDVALALAAGAASVMVGSWFAGTIEAPGELQSDADGRLFKESWGMASTKAVQARFGRLDAYERARKELFAEGISSSKIYLDPLRPGLEDLLDMITSGVRSSFTYAGASTVPEFHDRALVGLQSAAGYEEGKALPVSW; the protein is encoded by the coding sequence ATGGAGTTCTCCGGTGAGTCGCCCACAGTCGATCTGACGTATTCCGACGTGTTCCTGGTGCCGCGACGATCGGCCGTCACCAGTCGCCTGCAGGTCGATCTGGCGCCGCAGGACGGCACCCCGGCGACACTGCCGCTGGTCGCCTCGAACATGAACTCCGTCACCGGTCCGCGACTGGCGGCCGTGCTGGCGCGCCGCGGCGGCCTGGGAGTGCTGCCGCAGGACATGGCCCTGCAGTCGCTGGATGCCGCCATCCGCGACGTCAAGGCGCAGCCGGTGCTGTGGGACACCCCGATCGTGCTTCCCCCCGAGGCGACCGTCTCCGATGCGCTCCGACTGATGCCGCCCACTGCGGGCCACGGCATCGTCGTGGCGCGCGGCACCGCCCCGTACGACGGAGGCAGCATCGTCGGAGTGCTGCCGGCGACGAGGCTGGCCACGGCGCTCGCCGATGCGCAGCTCGGAGACCTGGTGCACGCCGGGACGCCGTCGCTCGACGCGGACGACATCGGGTCCGAGAGACACGCGTTCGACGTGATCACCGATGCCGGGGTCGAGATGGTCACGATCGTGCACCATGGTCACCTCGTCGGCACTCTGAGCGCCCGCAGCGCACTGCGCTCGACCCTGTACCGCCCGGCGCTGGACGGCGACGGACGTCTGGCGGTCGCCGCAGCCGTCGGGATCAACGGCGACGTGGCGGCGAAGGCGGAGGCGCTCGCCGCGGCCGGAGTAGACGTGCTGGTCCTCGACACCGCGCACGGTCACCAGGAGGGGATGCTGAAGGCCCTGGGTACCGTCGCGGAGCTGGGACTCGGGATCCCGCTCGTCGCCGGCAACATCGTCACCGCCGACGGCGTCGAGGACCTCGTCTCCGCCGGCGCCACGATCCTCAAGGTGGGCGTCGGGCCGGGGGCGATGTGCACCACCCGCATGATGACCGCAGTCGGCAGACCGCAGTTCTCCGCGGTGCTGGAGACGGCCGAGGCAGCCAGGGAGCTCGGCGCTCACGTCTGGGCCGACGGGGGAGTGCGCTACCCGCGGGACGTCGCTCTCGCGCTCGCCGCGGGAGCCGCATCCGTCATGGTCGGCTCCTGGTTCGCGGGCACGATCGAGGCGCCGGGCGAGCTGCAGAGCGATGCGGACGGGCGGCTCTTCAAGGAGTCGTGGGGCATGGCGTCGACCAAGGCGGTGCAGGCGCGGTTCGGACGCCTCGACGCCTATGAGCGGGCTCGCAAGGAGCTCTTCGCCGAGGGCATCTCCTCGTCGAAGATCTACCTCGATCCGCTGCGCCCCGGTCTCGAGGATCTCCTCGACATGATCACTTCGGGGGTGCGCTCGTCGTTCACCTACGCGGGAGCCTCGACCGTCCCCGAGTTCCACGATCGCGCGCTGGTCGGGCTGCAGTCCGCCGCCGGGTATGAAGAGGGCAAGGCGCTGCCGGTGAGCTGGTAG